The Marinilongibacter aquaticus genome has a window encoding:
- the trhO gene encoding oxygen-dependent tRNA uridine(34) hydroxylase TrhO — MEAYSVLLYYIYSPIENVVEYRDIHHQFCLDHNLLGRIIVAPEGLNGTVSGKKEDCEAYMEWVKADPRFTKVDFKVEQHEGHAFKKLYVRIKKEIVHSELPVDPLKKTGVHLEPADFKKMMHDEDVVLVDMRSNYEHMVGRFKNAVTFDMENLRELPEHMHEIEHLKNKKVITYCTGGIKCEKASAYLLDQGFENVYQLHGGIIKYGLEEGGEDFDGKCYVFDGRLTTDVNKINPEVISKCHICGTQSDRMVNCANPECNEHVPICESCGVKMEGACSEECRTHPKKRAYDGTGYYQRNTEGYNPEVAARTRKNTKKLHIVEDLGLEQ, encoded by the coding sequence ATGGAAGCTTACAGCGTACTCTTATATTACATCTATTCGCCGATCGAAAATGTGGTGGAATACCGCGATATCCACCATCAATTTTGCTTAGATCACAATCTTTTGGGTCGCATCATTGTGGCTCCCGAAGGCCTGAACGGTACGGTTTCCGGCAAAAAGGAAGATTGCGAAGCCTACATGGAATGGGTGAAAGCCGATCCGCGGTTCACGAAAGTCGATTTCAAAGTGGAGCAGCACGAAGGCCATGCCTTTAAAAAACTCTACGTACGCATTAAAAAGGAAATTGTGCATTCGGAATTGCCCGTGGATCCTTTGAAAAAAACAGGTGTTCACCTCGAACCTGCGGATTTCAAAAAAATGATGCACGACGAAGATGTGGTTTTGGTGGATATGCGTTCGAACTACGAACATATGGTGGGCCGATTCAAGAATGCGGTGACCTTCGACATGGAAAACCTCCGCGAATTGCCCGAGCACATGCACGAGATCGAACATTTGAAAAACAAAAAAGTGATTACCTATTGCACAGGCGGCATAAAATGTGAAAAGGCTTCGGCCTATCTTCTGGATCAAGGCTTTGAAAACGTATACCAATTGCACGGCGGCATTATCAAATACGGCCTGGAAGAAGGTGGAGAAGATTTCGACGGCAAATGCTATGTTTTCGATGGCCGCTTGACCACCGATGTGAACAAGATCAATCCTGAAGTGATCTCAAAATGTCACATTTGCGGCACCCAAAGTGACCGCATGGTGAACTGTGCCAATCCCGAATGCAACGAGCATGTACCCATTTGCGAAAGTTGCGGTGTGAAAATGGAAGGGGCTTGTTCTGAAGAATGCCGTACACATCCGAAAAAACGAGCTTACGACGGCACAGGTTACTACCAAAGAAATACAGAGGGCTACAATCCCGAAGTGGCCGCACGTACACGGAAAAACACCAAAAAGCTGCACATTGTAGAAGACTTGGGTCTCGAACAATAA
- a CDS encoding mechanosensitive ion channel family protein, with translation MNFEHILNRITEIIIDYGPRLLAAIAVWLIGTWVVRGLTKTFIKTMERREVDASLRPFLQGTVNTLLKIMLVLSVLATMGIEMTSFVAVLGAIGLAVGMALSGTLQNFAGGVMILLFKPFKVGDYIKAQGYGGTVKEIQIFNTILKTPDNVTVVIPNGGLSNSSLTNYSAEARRRVDWTFGIGYGDSAAKAEEVIKRLCDEDPRILKDPEVFIALSELADSSVNFVVRAWVEAGDYWAVFFEMNRKVYDTFEKEGLNIPFPQMDVHVHGN, from the coding sequence ATGAATTTTGAACACATTTTGAATCGAATTACAGAAATAATTATTGATTACGGTCCAAGGTTGTTGGCGGCCATTGCGGTGTGGCTTATTGGTACTTGGGTGGTGCGTGGCCTTACGAAAACCTTCATTAAAACAATGGAAAGGAGGGAGGTGGACGCTTCGTTGCGGCCATTCTTGCAAGGCACCGTGAATACCTTGCTCAAAATCATGCTTGTGTTGAGTGTACTGGCAACTATGGGCATAGAAATGACGTCCTTCGTGGCGGTTTTGGGTGCAATAGGTTTGGCGGTGGGTATGGCACTTTCGGGCACGCTGCAAAATTTTGCCGGTGGAGTGATGATTTTGTTGTTCAAGCCCTTTAAAGTAGGCGACTACATCAAAGCACAGGGTTATGGGGGCACGGTGAAAGAAATTCAAATCTTCAACACGATCTTGAAAACGCCTGACAATGTCACGGTGGTTATTCCCAATGGCGGTTTGTCGAATTCTTCACTGACTAACTATTCGGCGGAAGCCAGAAGACGAGTAGATTGGACCTTTGGCATCGGATATGGCGACAGTGCCGCCAAAGCCGAAGAGGTGATCAAAAGGCTTTGCGATGAAGATCCACGTATTCTGAAAGACCCAGAGGTTTTCATTGCCTTGTCTGAATTGGCCGACAGTTCTGTCAATTTTGTGGTGCGTGCTTGGGTTGAAGCTGGAGATTATTGGGCTGTATTTTTCGAAATGAACCGTAAAGTGTACGACACTTTCGAGAAAGAAGGCCTGAATATTCCTTTCCCGCAAATGGATGTGCATGTGCACGGGAATTGA
- a CDS encoding acyltransferase family protein → MRLTKLDGLRGLFSLMVVFYHYPQNQIPESLAQFFLFRQSYVFVDFFFCLSGFVISYNYHTLHKWSEFTVYMVKRFIRLYPSLFLAVSVYFFGYLFVGLPTDDKAPLINFLETALMTNSTPLLGTNPGFNEASWSISSEMVSYLVIGLTFLIFPKRRTVPVLLTILLAYFILFRSGQFFHTFEYGFLRGLVSFNLGFVVWKLSKYDFKANNYLEFLIPILLIVLLYFVHNFTRVNEMETPSGALFNMLVIPLFFASSILLLLKTDGPVSHFLDTKPVQYLGKISYSIYINQGFMFHLAIIAFSKIYKVETTADMLVQLFFVVSMILLVSHFTNKYVEVKLGRYLKQKALGKPRLAKSKTTV, encoded by the coding sequence ATGAGGTTAACAAAATTGGATGGATTGAGAGGCTTATTCAGCCTGATGGTGGTTTTCTACCACTATCCTCAAAACCAAATTCCAGAAAGCCTCGCTCAGTTTTTCCTCTTCAGGCAATCCTATGTTTTCGTCGATTTCTTCTTTTGCCTCAGCGGTTTCGTCATTTCGTACAATTACCATACACTGCACAAATGGAGTGAATTTACGGTGTACATGGTCAAAAGGTTTATCCGCCTCTACCCTTCTCTGTTTTTGGCCGTTTCGGTGTACTTTTTCGGCTACCTTTTTGTAGGCCTGCCCACAGACGACAAGGCCCCTTTGATCAACTTTTTGGAAACGGCCCTAATGACCAACTCTACTCCACTTTTGGGCACAAATCCGGGCTTTAATGAGGCTTCTTGGTCCATTTCTTCCGAAATGGTCTCTTATCTCGTTATCGGATTAACTTTTTTGATTTTTCCGAAAAGAAGAACGGTTCCCGTTTTACTGACGATTCTACTGGCCTACTTTATTCTTTTCAGAAGCGGGCAGTTCTTTCACACTTTCGAATACGGTTTTCTACGCGGCCTCGTAAGTTTCAATTTGGGTTTTGTGGTATGGAAATTGAGTAAGTACGATTTCAAAGCGAATAATTATCTCGAATTCTTGATCCCGATCTTGCTCATTGTTTTGCTCTATTTTGTACACAATTTTACGCGGGTCAATGAAATGGAAACGCCTTCGGGAGCACTTTTCAATATGCTCGTGATCCCGCTGTTTTTTGCAAGCAGTATTTTGTTGTTGCTCAAAACCGATGGTCCTGTATCTCATTTTTTGGATACCAAACCGGTGCAATACCTCGGAAAAATATCCTACTCCATTTACATCAACCAAGGTTTCATGTTTCACTTGGCTATTATCGCCTTCTCTAAGATATACAAGGTTGAAACCACCGCCGACATGCTCGTGCAACTCTTTTTTGTGGTAAGCATGATTCTCCTGGTTTCGCATTTTACAAACAAGTACGTCGAAGTAAAGCTTGGGCGATATCTGAAACAAAAGGCCCTGGGAAAACCCCGTCTTGCCAAAAGCAAAACTACGGTTTAG
- a CDS encoding thioredoxin domain-containing protein, translating into MKKLLLIFGLVLLFTASHAQSRWTHSYEQARAMSLLEHKLILVDFTASWCGPCRKMEVLVWPRAQIKTLSEKFILLKVDIDANPDLAQKYDVKSIPRVVLIDVAESPLEERVGYQNELAMFQLMTEYPGNVKIINDALMPLLQDKKNFIAHYNTGVAYGRYLNALKGDAKKNFYRIGEEHLELAQKHAKKNKSVRYIEKSILEQALNLARTDTHDKVVKSIEDYGYDKFMPENKSYMYFILGYSAKRSGLSEELAMYKDKLDKEPGGAHFMNILDKID; encoded by the coding sequence ATGAAAAAATTACTGCTGATTTTCGGCCTTGTTCTCCTTTTTACAGCAAGTCATGCCCAATCGAGGTGGACACACTCTTATGAGCAGGCCAGAGCCATGTCTTTGCTCGAACACAAATTGATTTTGGTTGATTTCACAGCTTCTTGGTGTGGCCCATGCCGAAAAATGGAAGTTTTGGTATGGCCCCGAGCCCAGATTAAAACCTTATCCGAAAAGTTTATTCTTCTAAAAGTAGATATCGACGCCAACCCAGATCTGGCCCAGAAATACGATGTAAAGTCCATTCCAAGGGTCGTTCTCATCGATGTGGCCGAATCGCCATTGGAAGAGCGTGTAGGCTACCAAAACGAACTGGCCATGTTTCAATTGATGACCGAATATCCGGGAAACGTGAAAATCATCAACGATGCCTTGATGCCCTTGCTGCAAGACAAGAAAAATTTCATTGCTCATTACAATACAGGCGTCGCCTACGGGAGGTACTTAAACGCCTTGAAAGGCGATGCGAAAAAGAATTTCTATCGTATTGGCGAAGAACACCTCGAGCTTGCCCAAAAACACGCGAAAAAAAACAAATCTGTTCGTTACATAGAGAAAAGCATACTCGAACAAGCCTTGAATTTGGCCCGAACCGATACGCACGACAAAGTGGTGAAAAGTATTGAAGACTATGGATACGATAAATTTATGCCCGAAAACAAAAGCTACATGTACTTTATCTTGGGCTATTCGGCCAAACGTTCGGGTCTTTCGGAAGAATTGGCCATGTACAAAGACAAGCTCGACAAGGAACCCGGTGGGGCACATTTCATGAATATCCTCGACAAGATAGACTGA
- a CDS encoding DUF6588 family protein — translation MKKLILTVPFLYLSSILHAQLVDDVLNFYSGTEQEAYFSPVADIMTSASHAGLVDRMPLEEGFHLSFKIVTSASFVFGDQLKYFNPEEDDNYNYPANFQAPTFLGPAETVFVQNEENGTAKAHSPGLGTRYLTSGVPQLTIGNFAQTSVALRGLIVPIKSADGSLTWLGGTIQHNLGQYFIESADWGLVLALSYQQVKLKNHFDFSSQHVQLRFGKQKEKFHYQAFLAYQNGKLNTDFEYEKNGGGQDKFINSYTNNNKLAGGIGAGLNLSGFTLNSDITFLNPTVVSAQLGFMIGK, via the coding sequence ATGAAAAAACTTATACTTACCGTTCCATTTCTGTACCTCAGTTCCATCCTTCATGCTCAGCTTGTCGATGATGTGCTCAACTTTTATTCAGGTACAGAACAAGAGGCCTACTTCTCTCCTGTGGCCGATATCATGACCTCTGCTTCACATGCAGGTTTGGTGGATAGAATGCCGCTCGAAGAAGGCTTTCACCTCAGCTTCAAAATTGTGACCAGTGCCTCTTTTGTCTTTGGCGATCAGCTGAAATATTTCAATCCCGAAGAAGATGATAATTACAACTATCCGGCAAATTTTCAAGCCCCTACTTTTTTAGGTCCTGCCGAAACTGTTTTTGTTCAAAATGAAGAAAACGGCACCGCCAAAGCCCATTCACCAGGCTTGGGTACCCGATATTTGACTTCGGGTGTGCCGCAACTGACTATTGGTAATTTTGCCCAAACGTCTGTCGCCCTTCGCGGTTTGATTGTACCCATCAAATCAGCCGATGGAAGTCTCACTTGGCTTGGCGGAACCATACAACATAATTTGGGGCAGTACTTTATCGAATCCGCCGATTGGGGCTTGGTTTTGGCCCTATCTTATCAGCAGGTCAAACTCAAAAACCATTTCGATTTCAGCAGTCAGCATGTACAATTACGCTTTGGCAAACAAAAAGAGAAATTCCACTATCAAGCCTTTTTGGCCTATCAAAACGGTAAACTGAATACGGATTTCGAATACGAAAAAAATGGAGGCGGGCAGGATAAATTCATCAACAGCTATACGAACAACAACAAACTGGCCGGTGGTATCGGTGCAGGTTTGAACCTCTCGGGTTTTACATTGAACAGCGACATTACTTTTTTGAATCCCACAGTGGTTTCGGCTCAATTGGGTTTTATGATCGGCAAATAA
- a CDS encoding carboxylesterase/lipase family protein: protein MKRHILAFAALALFGFACQSPTLDIVQTNSGQISGSLEDSVHIFKGIPFAKPPVGDLRWKAPQSPEPWDGVKDCSSFSASPMQRHPEPFFCWTEEFISPPEPLSEDCLYLNVWTAAQKAEERRPVFVWIYGGGFNSGSAACAIYDGKAYAKRGVVFISLNYRVGALGFLAHPALSQEQEGHSGNYGLLDQIAALKWVQENIASFGGDPNNVTIAGQSAGSMSVNALVASPLAKGLFQKAIAQSGGLLGNRLKNTLSEAESQGEKFEKVLKAENLADLLALPAESIQMAYDTAGIRMLPALDDYVLPKNVEEHFGADKHNDVPTMVGWVTGDGALLSGAAVDKAAFLKNAQETYGKDTNTFLTLFPTETDKKVQEAKHTIGLIHFAVLPAYIWAQTNKKNPTFVYEVTHVPTDKPDFPNYGAFHTSEVPYALHNLHTWQRPWQAHDYSVEETMSNYWLNFIKTGNPNGPNALEWQAFDPAKDNVMVLDSLSQMAEGKYKAAVDFFRSHRD, encoded by the coding sequence ATGAAACGACATATACTCGCCTTCGCGGCTTTGGCTCTATTCGGCTTCGCTTGCCAATCTCCCACACTCGATATTGTACAAACAAATAGTGGTCAAATCAGTGGCTCACTGGAAGACAGCGTACACATTTTCAAAGGCATTCCTTTTGCCAAACCGCCAGTAGGCGATTTACGTTGGAAAGCCCCCCAAAGCCCCGAACCTTGGGACGGCGTAAAAGACTGTTCGTCCTTTTCTGCGAGCCCGATGCAAAGGCATCCCGAACCCTTTTTCTGCTGGACCGAAGAATTCATCAGCCCGCCCGAGCCCTTAAGCGAAGATTGTTTGTATTTGAACGTATGGACAGCCGCCCAAAAAGCCGAAGAGAGGCGTCCGGTTTTCGTGTGGATATATGGTGGTGGATTCAATTCAGGCTCTGCGGCCTGTGCCATTTACGATGGCAAAGCGTATGCCAAACGTGGTGTGGTATTTATAAGCCTCAACTACCGAGTAGGAGCCTTGGGCTTTTTGGCTCATCCCGCACTTTCGCAAGAGCAAGAAGGCCACAGCGGCAATTATGGCTTACTCGATCAAATCGCAGCCCTAAAATGGGTGCAGGAAAACATTGCTTCTTTCGGTGGTGATCCGAATAACGTCACCATTGCCGGGCAATCGGCGGGCTCTATGAGTGTAAATGCCCTTGTCGCTTCGCCTTTGGCCAAGGGTCTTTTTCAGAAAGCCATAGCCCAAAGCGGCGGTTTATTGGGCAACCGTTTAAAAAACACTTTGAGTGAAGCCGAAAGCCAAGGCGAAAAGTTTGAAAAAGTGCTGAAAGCCGAAAACCTTGCCGACTTACTGGCATTGCCTGCCGAAAGCATTCAAATGGCCTACGACACAGCGGGCATACGCATGCTGCCCGCCCTCGACGACTATGTGCTTCCGAAAAACGTAGAAGAGCATTTCGGAGCAGATAAACACAATGACGTACCCACAATGGTCGGTTGGGTGACGGGCGATGGAGCTTTGCTCAGCGGTGCAGCCGTAGACAAAGCAGCTTTCCTCAAAAATGCCCAAGAAACATACGGAAAAGACACCAATACCTTTTTGACACTTTTTCCAACCGAAACTGACAAAAAAGTACAAGAGGCCAAGCATACAATTGGCTTAATCCATTTTGCGGTGCTGCCCGCCTATATATGGGCTCAAACCAACAAAAAGAATCCCACTTTCGTATATGAGGTGACGCACGTACCTACTGACAAGCCCGATTTCCCGAATTATGGGGCCTTTCACACTTCAGAAGTGCCCTATGCTTTGCACAATCTGCACACATGGCAAAGACCTTGGCAGGCCCACGATTACAGCGTAGAAGAAACCATGAGCAATTATTGGCTTAATTTCATTAAAACAGGCAATCCGAACGGCCCGAATGCCCTGGAATGGCAGGCCTTCGATCCGGCAAAAGACAATGTAATGGTATTGGATTCCCTAAGCCAAATGGCCGAGGGGAAATACAAAGCCGCAGTGGATTTCTTTCGGAGCCATCGTGATTAA
- the surE gene encoding 5'/3'-nucleotidase SurE: protein MKPLILVTNDDGITSKGISVLIHIVKNLGEVVVVAPDSPQSGMGHAISVDSTIHLKKANIFEGIEAYECSGTPADCVKLAKHHILKDKKIDLVVSGINHGHNASVSVLYSGTMAAAREASIEGIPAIGFSLDDYRYDADFSHVESSIEKICSLVLEKGIKKHTALNVNFPVKQEKPLQGVKTVRQTYGFWKEEFEERKDPSGRPYFWLGGEFINLEPGNEDTDFWCIKNNYAAVVPCQFDMTDYKSLSTISNWEL from the coding sequence ATGAAACCACTCATTCTGGTCACAAACGACGACGGCATCACTTCGAAAGGTATTTCGGTTTTAATACACATTGTAAAGAATTTGGGTGAAGTGGTGGTGGTGGCTCCCGATAGCCCACAATCGGGCATGGGACATGCCATTTCCGTAGACAGCACCATTCACCTAAAGAAAGCCAATATTTTTGAAGGTATCGAGGCCTACGAATGCAGCGGCACACCCGCCGACTGTGTGAAATTGGCCAAGCACCACATCTTGAAAGACAAAAAAATCGACCTGGTGGTGAGCGGCATCAACCACGGGCACAATGCCTCCGTTTCGGTTTTGTATTCGGGTACAATGGCTGCCGCCCGTGAGGCCTCAATCGAGGGAATTCCGGCTATCGGCTTCTCATTGGACGATTACAGATACGATGCAGACTTTTCGCACGTGGAGTCATCAATTGAAAAAATCTGTTCACTCGTTTTGGAAAAGGGCATCAAAAAACATACAGCCTTGAACGTGAATTTTCCGGTGAAACAAGAAAAACCTTTGCAGGGCGTGAAAACCGTGCGTCAAACTTATGGTTTTTGGAAAGAAGAATTCGAAGAACGCAAAGACCCAAGTGGAAGACCTTATTTTTGGTTGGGCGGCGAATTTATTAATTTGGAACCCGGAAACGAAGACACCGATTTTTGGTGCATCAAAAACAATTACGCGGCCGTAGTGCCTTGTCAATTCGACATGACGGATTATAAATCGTTATCAACAATCTCAAACTGGGAACTCTAA
- a CDS encoding GH3 auxin-responsive promoter family protein: MAVLGNVLKGGIKFTNTLKNIRQPKPFKWQKKALTKLCHTARETQFGQKYHFEDILKATMLGEKRDFYELFKQNVPVYDYNKIYEQWWKRIRHGEVDVTWPGIIRNFALSSGTSEASSKAIPVSTDMIRAIQRTSINQIISLGNYKGLPSNIFEKGYLMLGGSTLLSEVGHHYEGDLSGITQKTLPAWFHRFYKPGKKIAQEKDWAKKLDEITEKAKDWDIGFLAGVPAWIQLLMEKIIERHGVKNIHEVWPNLTAFAWGGVSLDPYKKDFEKLLGRPIIYIETYLASEGFLAYQVRPEGGLQLVLNNGIFFEFVPFNDENFDEDGNMYDNPETLMVDEVEPGKDYALLISTCSGAWRYLIGDTIRFTNVQRAEIVITGRTKHFLSLCGEHLSVDNMNKAIDAAAEHFGISIREFSVIGIKHPPLFAHQWYIGTDKEVDDDELGRFIDARLHELNDDYAVERGHALKNIFCRTLPNKAFYEWMKMQGKEGGQNKFPRVLKGNNQLDWERFVKLNYPLQQLYDQE, encoded by the coding sequence ATGGCTGTATTAGGAAATGTGTTGAAAGGGGGCATCAAGTTCACAAATACCTTAAAGAACATTCGCCAGCCCAAGCCTTTCAAATGGCAAAAAAAAGCATTGACCAAACTTTGTCACACGGCTCGCGAAACGCAGTTTGGGCAAAAATACCATTTCGAAGATATACTGAAAGCCACCATGTTGGGCGAAAAAAGGGACTTCTATGAATTGTTCAAACAGAATGTACCCGTATACGATTACAACAAAATTTACGAACAATGGTGGAAACGCATCCGTCACGGTGAAGTAGACGTAACTTGGCCGGGCATCATTCGCAATTTCGCCTTGAGCTCGGGCACTTCCGAAGCTTCTTCAAAAGCCATTCCCGTGTCTACCGATATGATACGGGCCATCCAACGGACCAGCATCAACCAGATCATTTCTTTGGGCAATTACAAAGGCCTGCCTTCGAATATCTTCGAAAAAGGCTATTTGATGTTGGGTGGCAGCACGCTTCTGAGCGAAGTGGGCCACCACTACGAGGGCGACCTCAGCGGCATTACCCAAAAAACCTTGCCCGCTTGGTTTCACCGCTTTTACAAACCGGGCAAAAAAATAGCTCAAGAAAAAGATTGGGCTAAAAAACTCGACGAAATAACCGAAAAAGCCAAAGACTGGGATATTGGATTTCTTGCTGGCGTACCTGCTTGGATTCAGCTTTTGATGGAAAAAATAATTGAGCGTCACGGTGTAAAAAACATACACGAAGTATGGCCCAACCTGACGGCCTTTGCCTGGGGAGGCGTGTCGCTCGATCCCTACAAGAAAGATTTTGAAAAACTGCTCGGCCGACCGATAATTTATATTGAAACCTATTTGGCTTCCGAAGGTTTTTTGGCCTACCAAGTGCGTCCAGAAGGCGGATTGCAATTGGTTTTGAACAACGGCATCTTCTTTGAATTTGTGCCTTTCAACGATGAAAATTTCGACGAAGACGGCAATATGTACGACAATCCAGAAACCTTGATGGTCGACGAGGTAGAACCCGGAAAAGACTATGCTTTGCTGATATCCACTTGCTCGGGAGCTTGGCGTTATTTGATCGGCGACACCATTCGTTTCACCAATGTGCAAAGGGCCGAAATTGTCATTACAGGCAGAACGAAGCATTTCCTCAGCCTTTGCGGCGAACACCTATCGGTAGACAACATGAACAAAGCCATTGATGCTGCGGCAGAGCATTTTGGTATTTCCATCCGCGAATTCTCAGTCATCGGCATCAAACACCCGCCTCTATTTGCCCACCAGTGGTACATCGGCACAGACAAGGAAGTAGACGACGACGAACTGGGCCGCTTTATCGATGCCCGTTTGCACGAACTGAACGACGATTATGCAGTAGAAAGAGGACACGCCCTGAAAAACATTTTTTGTCGCACATTGCCCAACAAAGCGTTTTATGAATGGATGAAAATGCAAGGCAAAGAGGGCGGTCAGAATAAATTTCCTCGCGTATTGAAAGGCAACAACCAACTGGATTGGGAACGGTTCGTAAAACTCAATTACCCTTTGCAGCAACTCTACGATCAGGAATAG
- a CDS encoding LysE family translocator: MVWQALLYAIFTGFILSFGFGSVFFVLIQNSIEYGFKTGIKIASGVLFSDFLMVCVVFFGTSFLPEIPHIAEYSRALAAVFLVGMAVAQFRDSTPVTIVREFRIARFFYYFGKGFLLNILNPVNFLTWFFVFAAIQSFSLEQNEKISFVITCLFTIFFTECAIAYYSGKIKKWLNPRVMRAIKIFTATVFILLAIRLVWDIFYS, translated from the coding sequence ATGGTTTGGCAAGCCCTGCTCTATGCGATTTTCACAGGTTTTATACTCAGTTTCGGTTTTGGCTCTGTTTTCTTTGTCTTGATTCAGAACAGCATCGAGTACGGTTTCAAAACGGGCATAAAAATAGCCTCTGGCGTATTGTTCAGCGATTTCTTAATGGTTTGTGTCGTGTTTTTCGGTACGTCTTTTTTACCCGAAATTCCGCACATCGCCGAATATTCAAGGGCTTTGGCCGCTGTTTTTTTGGTGGGTATGGCGGTGGCTCAATTCCGCGACTCCACACCGGTTACCATTGTACGTGAATTCCGCATCGCTCGTTTTTTCTATTATTTCGGCAAAGGTTTTTTGTTGAATATCCTCAATCCCGTCAATTTCCTCACTTGGTTTTTTGTTTTTGCCGCGATTCAGAGTTTTTCGTTGGAGCAAAACGAGAAGATTAGTTTTGTAATCACCTGCTTGTTTACGATTTTTTTTACCGAATGTGCGATCGCTTATTATTCGGGAAAAATAAAAAAATGGCTCAACCCAAGGGTTATGCGAGCCATTAAGATTTTTACAGCCACTGTTTTTATTCTGCTGGCGATACGTTTGGTCTGGGATATTTTCTATTCCTGA
- a CDS encoding NUDIX domain-containing protein, with product MIAEKNPWTVKSEEVVYANNWIEVVHKEVLNPNGNPGIYGQVNFKNLAIGIIPIDDEGYTWLVGQYRFPIEEYSWEIPEGGCPEGESPEDTAKRELKEETGLRAEKLELLSKIHTSNSVCREVGYVYLAEGLSQELAEPEDTEQLTVKKVHLKEALEMVLNNEITDSLSVAGILKVARLKGY from the coding sequence ATGATTGCAGAGAAAAACCCGTGGACTGTCAAAAGTGAGGAGGTCGTTTATGCCAACAATTGGATTGAAGTGGTACACAAAGAGGTGTTGAACCCCAACGGCAATCCAGGTATATACGGACAGGTGAATTTTAAAAACTTGGCGATTGGCATTATCCCGATTGACGACGAAGGGTACACGTGGTTGGTTGGCCAATACCGCTTTCCTATCGAAGAATACAGTTGGGAAATCCCCGAAGGTGGATGCCCCGAAGGCGAATCTCCGGAAGACACCGCAAAACGAGAATTGAAAGAAGAAACCGGGCTTCGGGCCGAAAAGCTTGAATTACTCTCAAAAATTCATACGTCGAATTCTGTTTGCCGTGAAGTGGGTTACGTTTATTTGGCCGAAGGCCTGAGCCAAGAACTGGCCGAACCAGAGGACACCGAACAATTGACCGTAAAAAAAGTGCATTTGAAAGAGGCTCTGGAAATGGTTTTGAACAATGAAATCACCGATTCGCTGAGCGTGGCTGGAATCTTGAAGGTGGCCAGATTAAAAGGGTATTGA
- the folE gene encoding GTP cyclohydrolase I FolE: MKQKEITLNIQPDLDELIDEVGEQHAMTNIKTPLRDDAFELDDETKIELIEKHFHQIMEIMGLDLSDESLKGTPRRVAKMYIKELFSGLNPQNMPALTLFTNDYKYGEMLVERNIKFHSNCEHHFVPIVGHAHVAYVSTGKVIGLSKLHRIVNYYARRPQVQERMTIQVGNALKEALQTEDVAVILDADHMCVSSRGVGDQSSSTVTAFYSGVFQKDAKKEEFLKMIRIKD, from the coding sequence ATGAAACAGAAAGAAATTACGTTGAATATCCAGCCTGATTTGGATGAGTTGATTGATGAAGTGGGCGAACAACACGCAATGACGAATATTAAAACTCCACTCCGTGACGATGCATTTGAACTCGACGACGAAACCAAAATCGAGCTCATCGAAAAGCATTTTCATCAAATTATGGAAATCATGGGACTCGACCTGAGCGACGAAAGCCTGAAAGGCACGCCCAGACGAGTGGCCAAAATGTACATCAAAGAGTTGTTTTCGGGCTTGAATCCCCAAAATATGCCAGCTCTTACTTTGTTTACCAACGACTACAAATACGGTGAAATGCTGGTGGAGAGAAACATTAAGTTCCACTCCAATTGCGAACACCACTTTGTGCCCATCGTGGGGCATGCTCATGTGGCTTATGTGTCTACTGGTAAGGTGATTGGCCTTTCTAAGCTACACCGTATCGTGAATTATTATGCCCGTAGACCGCAGGTGCAAGAGCGAATGACCATTCAAGTGGGCAATGCCCTGAAAGAAGCTTTGCAAACCGAAGATGTGGCCGTGATTCTCGACGCCGACCATATGTGTGTTTCTTCTCGCGGTGTGGGCGATCAAAGTTCTTCGACCGTGACCGCCTTTTACAGCGGTGTTTTTCAAAAGGATGCGAAAAAGGAAGAGTTTTTGAAGATGATCAGAATAAAAGATTGA